A section of the Microbacterium forte genome encodes:
- the groL gene encoding chaperonin GroEL (60 kDa chaperone family; promotes refolding of misfolded polypeptides especially under stressful conditions; forms two stacked rings of heptamers to form a barrel-shaped 14mer; ends can be capped by GroES; misfolded proteins enter the barrel where they are refolded when GroES binds), whose protein sequence is MAKIIAFDEEARRGLERGLNILADAVKVTLGPRGRNVVLEKKWGAPTITNDGVSIAKEIELDDPYEKIGAELVKEVAKKTDDVAGDGTTTATVLAQALVREGLRNVAAGADPISLKRGIEKAVAAITEELLASAKEIDSKEQIAATASISAADPAIGELIAEAIDKVGKEGVVTVEESQTFGTELELTEGMRFDKGYLNPYFVTDPERQEAVFEDAYILIANQKISNIKDLLPIVDKVIQDGKELVIIAEDVEGEALATLVLNKLKGIFKSVAVKAPGFGDRRKAQLQDIAILTGGQVITEEVGLKLENATLDLLGRARKVIVTKDETTIVEGAGEADQIEGRVTQIRREIENTDSDYDREKLQERLAKLAGGVAVIKAGAATEVELKERKHRIEDAVRNAKAAVEEGIVPGGGVALIQSGTKALDALSLTGDEATGANIVRVAIEAPLKQIALNAGLEPGVVANKVSELPSGQGLNAATGEYVDMFAAGIIDPAKVTRSALQNAASIAALFLTTEVVVADKPEKAAAPMGDPSGGMDF, encoded by the coding sequence ATGGCAAAGATCATTGCTTTCGATGAGGAGGCCCGACGCGGCCTCGAGCGCGGCCTCAACATCCTCGCCGACGCTGTCAAGGTGACCCTCGGCCCGCGCGGTCGTAACGTCGTGCTGGAGAAGAAGTGGGGCGCCCCCACGATCACGAACGACGGTGTCTCCATCGCCAAGGAGATCGAGCTCGACGACCCGTACGAGAAGATCGGCGCTGAGCTCGTCAAGGAGGTCGCCAAGAAGACCGACGACGTCGCCGGCGACGGAACCACCACCGCCACGGTGCTCGCTCAGGCTCTGGTCCGCGAGGGCCTGCGCAACGTCGCAGCCGGCGCAGACCCGATCTCGCTGAAGCGCGGCATCGAGAAGGCCGTCGCGGCCATCACCGAAGAGCTCCTCGCCAGCGCGAAGGAGATCGACTCCAAGGAGCAGATCGCCGCCACCGCGTCGATCTCCGCTGCTGACCCCGCCATCGGCGAGCTCATCGCCGAGGCGATCGACAAGGTCGGCAAGGAGGGCGTCGTCACCGTCGAGGAGTCGCAGACCTTCGGCACCGAGCTCGAGCTCACCGAGGGCATGCGCTTCGACAAGGGCTACCTGAACCCGTACTTCGTGACGGACCCGGAGCGCCAGGAGGCTGTCTTCGAAGACGCCTACATCCTCATCGCGAACCAGAAGATCTCGAACATCAAGGACCTTCTGCCCATCGTCGACAAGGTGATCCAGGACGGCAAGGAGCTCGTCATCATCGCCGAGGACGTCGAGGGCGAGGCTCTCGCGACTCTCGTGCTCAACAAGCTCAAGGGCATCTTCAAGTCGGTCGCCGTCAAGGCTCCCGGCTTCGGCGACCGTCGCAAGGCGCAGCTGCAGGACATCGCGATCCTCACCGGTGGTCAGGTCATCACCGAAGAGGTCGGCCTGAAGCTCGAGAACGCCACGCTCGACCTGCTGGGTCGTGCTCGCAAGGTCATCGTCACCAAGGACGAGACCACGATCGTCGAGGGTGCCGGTGAGGCAGACCAGATCGAGGGTCGCGTCACGCAGATCCGTCGCGAGATCGAGAACACGGACAGCGACTACGACCGCGAGAAGCTGCAGGAGCGCCTCGCCAAGCTCGCAGGTGGCGTCGCCGTCATCAAGGCGGGCGCGGCAACCGAGGTCGAGCTCAAGGAGCGCAAGCACCGCATCGAGGACGCCGTTCGCAACGCGAAGGCAGCCGTCGAAGAGGGCATCGTCCCCGGTGGTGGCGTCGCGCTGATCCAGTCGGGCACCAAGGCTCTCGACGCTCTCTCGCTCACGGGCGACGAGGCGACCGGTGCGAACATCGTTCGCGTCGCGATCGAGGCTCCGCTGAAGCAGATCGCCCTCAACGCAGGCCTCGAGCCCGGCGTCGTCGCGAACAAGGTCTCCGAGCTCCCCTCGGGCCAGGGCCTCAACGCGGCAACGGGCGAGTACGTCGACATGTTCGCCGCCGGCATCATCGACCCGGCGAAGGTGACCCGCTCGGCTCTGCAGAACGCAGCGTCGATCGCGGCTCTCTTCCTCACCACCGAGGTCGTCGTCGCTGACAAGCCTGAGAAGGCTGCTGCTCCGATGGGTGACCCGTCGGGTGGCATGGACTTCTGA
- a CDS encoding DNA repair helicase XPB, which yields MSDGPLIVQSDRTVLLEVAHSDAESARHELAIFAELERAPEHIHTYRITRLGLWNARAAGHTAEDMLETLDRWSRFPVPPSVAVDLRETVNRYGRLVIERDDEGTLILRSTDPAVLAQVANNKRIQPLLIGHPAPDTFVVDAWARGQIKQELLKIGWPAEDLAGYTPGTPHEIELAEDGWQIRPYQQDAVDAFAKDGSGVVVLPCGAGKTIVGAAAMAATKTTTLILVTNTVSARQWRDELLKRTSLTPEEIGEYSGQAKEVKPVTIATYQILTAKRKGEYAHLALLDALDWGLIVYDEVHLLPAPVFKLTADLQARRRIGLTATLVREDGREGDVFSLIGPKRFDAPWKQIEAQGFISPAVCYEVRVDLPPDDRLEYAAATDDERYRLAASAPAKIAAVRELIEKHKDERILVIGQYLDQLDSLSQSLNAPQITGATPVDEREELYRAFREGEISLLVVSKVANFSIDLPEASVAIQVSGSFGSRQEEAQRLGRLLRPKQSGRTASFYTLVARDTIDQDYAQNRQRFLAEQGYSYTIMDADALAA from the coding sequence ATGTCTGATGGACCCCTGATCGTCCAGAGCGATCGCACAGTGCTGCTCGAAGTCGCCCACTCCGACGCTGAGAGCGCCCGCCACGAGCTGGCGATCTTCGCCGAGCTCGAGCGCGCGCCAGAGCACATCCACACCTACCGCATCACGCGGCTCGGACTGTGGAACGCGCGTGCCGCCGGGCACACCGCCGAAGACATGCTCGAGACGCTCGACCGCTGGTCCCGCTTCCCCGTGCCGCCGTCGGTCGCCGTCGACCTCCGCGAGACCGTGAACCGGTATGGCCGCCTCGTGATCGAGCGAGACGACGAAGGCACCCTGATCCTGCGCTCGACCGACCCGGCCGTTCTCGCCCAGGTCGCGAACAACAAGCGCATCCAGCCGCTGCTGATCGGGCACCCGGCTCCGGACACCTTCGTGGTCGACGCGTGGGCGCGCGGGCAGATCAAACAGGAGCTGCTGAAGATCGGCTGGCCGGCCGAGGACCTCGCCGGGTACACCCCCGGCACACCGCACGAGATCGAGCTCGCCGAGGACGGCTGGCAGATCCGCCCCTACCAGCAGGATGCCGTCGACGCGTTCGCGAAGGACGGCTCGGGCGTCGTGGTGCTGCCCTGTGGCGCGGGCAAGACCATCGTCGGTGCCGCGGCCATGGCGGCGACCAAGACGACGACCCTGATCCTCGTGACGAACACCGTCTCGGCACGGCAGTGGCGCGACGAGCTGCTCAAGCGCACGAGCCTCACACCCGAGGAGATCGGCGAGTACTCCGGCCAGGCCAAGGAGGTCAAGCCGGTCACCATCGCGACCTACCAGATCCTCACGGCGAAGCGGAAAGGCGAGTACGCCCACCTCGCCCTGCTGGATGCCCTCGACTGGGGTCTCATCGTCTACGACGAGGTGCACCTGCTCCCCGCGCCCGTGTTCAAGCTGACCGCCGATCTCCAGGCTCGGCGCCGGATCGGCCTCACCGCCACGCTCGTCCGCGAGGACGGTCGCGAGGGCGACGTGTTCAGCCTGATCGGCCCCAAGCGCTTCGATGCTCCGTGGAAGCAGATCGAGGCCCAGGGGTTCATCTCCCCCGCCGTCTGCTACGAGGTGCGCGTCGACCTGCCGCCGGACGACCGGCTCGAGTACGCCGCCGCGACAGACGACGAACGCTACCGTCTCGCCGCTTCCGCACCGGCGAAGATCGCGGCCGTGCGAGAGCTCATCGAGAAGCACAAGGACGAGCGGATCCTCGTGATCGGTCAGTACCTCGACCAGCTCGACTCGCTCTCGCAGTCGCTGAACGCGCCGCAGATCACCGGCGCCACGCCCGTCGACGAGCGCGAGGAGCTCTATCGCGCCTTCCGCGAAGGTGAGATCTCACTGCTCGTGGTGTCGAAGGTCGCGAACTTCTCGATCGACCTCCCCGAGGCATCCGTCGCCATCCAGGTGTCGGGTTCGTTCGGCTCGCGACAGGAGGAGGCCCAGCGCCTGGGCAGGCTCCTGCGTCCCAAGCAGTCCGGCCGCACGGCGAGCTTCTACACGCTGGTCGCCCGCGACACGATCGACCAGGACTACGCCCAGAACCGCCAACGGTTCCTCGCCGAACAGGGCTACAGCTACACCATCATGGACGCCGACGCCCTCGCCGCCTGA
- a CDS encoding cold-shock protein yields the protein MPTGKVRFYDEDKGFGFIASDDGQDVFLHASAMPTGAAVKAGSRVEFGVADGKRGLQALSVRVLEAPPSLAKAKRKPADDMAIIVEDLVKLLDGMGGDLRRGRYPSSAQGRKIAAVLRKVADDLEA from the coding sequence ATGCCCACCGGCAAGGTCAGGTTCTACGACGAAGACAAGGGTTTCGGCTTCATCGCCAGCGATGACGGCCAAGACGTCTTCCTGCACGCTTCAGCCATGCCCACGGGCGCGGCGGTCAAGGCGGGCTCACGGGTGGAGTTCGGTGTCGCCGATGGCAAGCGCGGCCTCCAGGCGCTGTCCGTGCGGGTGCTCGAAGCCCCGCCGAGCCTCGCGAAGGCGAAGCGCAAGCCGGCAGACGACATGGCGATCATCGTCGAGGACCTCGTCAAGCTCCTCGACGGGATGGGCGGCGATCTGCGACGCGGCCGGTACCCCTCGTCGGCCCAAGGCCGCAAGATCGCGGCAGTTCTGCGCAAGGTAGCCGATGACCTCGAAGCCTGA
- a CDS encoding sensor histidine kinase, translated as MAHKPDAITKWWRSISLRAKVTGVTVAVLALGLLAAGLGTVPILRNSLVSNIDAQLPALVSADLANRYFEVTVEDGKTVYTPTDSPRDFFVAIYDAEGVLQTTTGNSDNGAPLFPSSYSPLDVQANEDTRFTIEGTKGSSFRAAVARVPGEGDGSLRIQIVAMPLEYADRIISQYFGIYITVAFVTIFLAALLTRGLVTLTFRRLGQVESTAMSIAAGDFTQRLTDLEPTTEVGRLNSAINTMLDRVDGSLAQRDRTVQHMRRFIGDASHELRTPLVSVRGYAELYRMGAIKGEEDTARAMERIEKEAIRMGVLVEDLLALARLDEEREPEIEALDLRPIARDAALDLRAAAPARTVTVVDRTVEAPLIDLTTRSTPVVPAAPETPAPRGLSRGTLARLRRRSRSSAANVPAIDFTEAADIPVRTPPIVLGEENKVRQVVTNLLGNARRFSPEESPIEIVVDADRVRGTASIAIVDHGEGIPPQIREQIFERFWRADTSRARETGGSGLGLAIVSSIVKALHGSVAVSETPGGGATFTVTLPLAPSRATPAHLLEDTQPLERLDL; from the coding sequence ATGGCGCACAAGCCTGACGCGATCACCAAGTGGTGGCGGTCGATCAGCCTGCGCGCCAAGGTGACAGGCGTCACGGTCGCCGTGCTCGCGTTGGGCCTGCTCGCGGCGGGCCTCGGCACCGTGCCGATCCTGCGCAACTCGCTGGTCAGCAACATCGACGCTCAGCTCCCTGCTCTGGTGTCTGCCGATCTCGCGAACCGGTATTTCGAGGTGACGGTCGAAGACGGCAAGACCGTCTACACCCCCACGGACTCGCCCCGTGACTTCTTCGTCGCGATCTACGACGCTGAGGGCGTGCTGCAGACGACCACAGGCAACTCCGACAACGGGGCACCGCTCTTCCCCTCGTCGTACTCGCCCCTCGACGTGCAGGCCAACGAGGACACCCGGTTCACGATCGAGGGCACCAAGGGATCGAGCTTCCGGGCGGCTGTGGCACGGGTGCCAGGAGAGGGCGACGGATCGCTGCGGATCCAGATCGTCGCGATGCCGCTCGAGTACGCGGATCGCATCATCAGCCAGTACTTCGGCATCTACATCACCGTCGCGTTCGTCACCATCTTCCTGGCCGCGCTGCTGACCCGAGGGCTTGTGACGCTGACCTTCCGACGGCTCGGTCAGGTCGAGTCCACGGCCATGTCGATCGCCGCGGGCGACTTCACACAGCGCCTCACCGATCTCGAGCCGACGACCGAGGTCGGCCGCCTGAACAGCGCGATCAACACGATGCTCGATCGAGTCGACGGTTCGCTCGCGCAGCGGGACCGCACCGTGCAGCACATGCGTCGCTTCATCGGCGACGCCAGCCACGAGCTGCGCACGCCTCTGGTGAGCGTGCGCGGGTATGCGGAGCTCTACCGGATGGGTGCGATCAAGGGCGAGGAGGACACCGCCCGTGCCATGGAGCGCATCGAGAAGGAGGCGATCCGCATGGGCGTGCTCGTCGAGGATCTGCTTGCGCTCGCGCGTCTCGACGAAGAGCGCGAACCCGAGATCGAGGCACTCGACCTCCGTCCCATCGCCCGCGACGCCGCCCTCGATCTGCGTGCTGCGGCTCCGGCACGCACCGTGACCGTCGTCGACCGCACGGTCGAGGCCCCGCTGATCGACCTCACGACTCGGTCGACGCCTGTCGTCCCCGCCGCACCCGAGACTCCCGCTCCGCGTGGGCTCTCCCGCGGCACGCTCGCCCGTCTGCGGCGTCGCTCGCGAAGCTCCGCGGCGAACGTGCCGGCGATCGACTTCACCGAAGCCGCGGACATCCCCGTGCGCACCCCGCCGATCGTGCTCGGCGAGGAGAACAAGGTGCGTCAGGTGGTCACGAATCTGCTCGGCAACGCGCGTCGCTTCTCGCCTGAGGAGAGTCCGATCGAGATCGTCGTCGACGCGGACCGCGTGCGGGGCACGGCGAGCATCGCGATCGTCGACCACGGCGAGGGAATCCCTCCCCAGATCCGCGAGCAGATCTTCGAGCGCTTCTGGCGCGCCGACACCTCACGAGCACGCGAGACCGGTGGGTCCGGGCTCGGGCTCGCGATCGTGTCATCCATCGTGAAAGCGCTGCACGGAAGCGTCGCGGTGTCGGAGACGCCGGGTGGCGGAGCGACCTTCACCGTCACGCTGCCCCTCGCCCCCTCACGCGCGACGCCCGCCCACCTTCTCGAAGACACTCAGCCCCTCGAGCGACTGGATCTCTGA
- a CDS encoding response regulator transcription factor, whose translation MTDARILVVDDEPNIRDLLSTGLSFAGFQVKTVANGAATISAVLEEEPDLIILDVMLPDMNGFSVTKRLRGAGFTAPILFLTAKDGTDDKIEGLNAGGDDYVTKPFSLDEIVARAQAILRRTMQADEESIIRAGELSMDQDTHDVHVGKESIELSPTEFKLLRYLMLNPNRVLSKAQILDHVWEYDFNGDAGIVESYISYLRRKIDPHTEESVIQTKRGFGYMLKVGK comes from the coding sequence ATGACTGATGCGCGCATCCTGGTCGTCGACGACGAACCCAACATCCGCGACCTGCTCTCGACAGGTCTCAGCTTCGCCGGGTTCCAGGTGAAGACGGTGGCCAACGGCGCCGCCACCATCTCGGCGGTGCTCGAGGAAGAGCCGGACCTCATCATCCTCGACGTCATGCTCCCGGACATGAACGGGTTCAGCGTGACCAAGCGCCTTCGCGGCGCCGGTTTCACTGCTCCGATCCTGTTCCTCACCGCGAAGGACGGCACCGACGACAAGATCGAGGGGCTCAACGCCGGCGGCGACGACTACGTCACCAAGCCGTTCAGCCTCGACGAGATCGTCGCCCGCGCCCAGGCGATCCTGCGCCGCACCATGCAGGCCGACGAGGAGTCGATCATCCGTGCCGGCGAGCTGTCGATGGACCAGGACACCCACGACGTGCATGTCGGCAAGGAATCGATCGAGCTGAGCCCGACCGAGTTCAAGCTGCTGCGCTACCTGATGCTGAACCCCAACCGCGTCCTGTCGAAGGCGCAGATCCTCGACCACGTCTGGGAGTACGACTTCAACGGGGATGCCGGCATCGTGGAGAGCTACATCTCCTACCTCCGTCGCAAGATCGATCCGCACACCGAGGAGTCGGTGATCCAGACGAAGCGCGGCTTCGGATACATGCTCAAGGTCGGCAAGTAG
- a CDS encoding helicase-associated domain-containing protein, producing MSTHARPLAEWLSEASDEQLTTLFSVRRVRADAGWQDFFDAAEALLDPTSIARILPLLTHGEAVSLLAAAATPVTEHSPQRATLESLALLRPDGAPFPPVVAAIADRPEPTPLSLSAPTPATDAESAHAAERAFTTVSALADLLLLAREKPFALLAGGNVSAGEKRQLSEAGVAAESIDGLIEIAIDSGLVAPDARRLRTTPRTEEWLRSPVADRWSALVEGFRDALPRGVRASDGGWSSTTAWAQAHPWDPAWADRSDALLERARLLGLITDGGSEPAWAASIRRGENVDAAALVALLPNEVDRIFLQNDLSAISPGPLAPGLDVRLRTIAARESAAQASTYRFTPESIAHALVAGETEQSILEFLESLSLTGIPQPLRYLVTQTAQRHGLVRVSIDPETGRTRIESSDQHLIEAMAVDQGLRPLALTKHVASLTTRVGRDTVYWALTDARYPATLVDDDGRAIARERNPITEATPDPAPDYSALIAAMRSHQGPDADAAWLDRELEAAVRAKAVLRVSVGMPDGSTRELILEATGLGGGRLRGRDRAADVERTLPVSSIRAAVVIAQ from the coding sequence ATGAGCACGCACGCCCGACCGCTGGCCGAATGGCTCTCCGAGGCGAGCGATGAGCAGCTCACCACTCTGTTCTCGGTCCGGCGCGTGCGCGCGGATGCCGGCTGGCAGGACTTCTTCGATGCCGCCGAGGCCCTCCTCGATCCCACGTCGATCGCGCGGATCCTGCCCCTCCTCACGCACGGCGAGGCCGTTTCTCTTCTCGCGGCCGCGGCCACCCCTGTCACAGAGCACTCCCCCCAGCGGGCGACGCTCGAGAGTCTCGCACTGCTGCGCCCCGACGGCGCACCCTTCCCGCCGGTCGTCGCCGCCATCGCCGATCGACCGGAGCCGACTCCGCTCAGCCTCTCGGCGCCGACGCCCGCGACCGATGCCGAGAGCGCCCATGCGGCCGAGCGGGCGTTCACGACGGTCTCCGCCCTCGCCGATCTGCTGCTGCTCGCGCGAGAGAAGCCCTTCGCACTTCTCGCCGGCGGCAACGTCAGCGCCGGAGAGAAGCGGCAGCTCAGCGAAGCGGGCGTCGCCGCTGAATCGATCGACGGGCTGATCGAGATCGCGATCGACTCGGGCCTCGTCGCACCCGATGCTCGCCGGCTGCGCACCACGCCGCGGACCGAGGAATGGCTGCGATCGCCCGTGGCCGATCGGTGGAGCGCGCTCGTGGAGGGCTTCCGCGATGCTCTCCCCCGAGGGGTGCGGGCGTCGGACGGCGGCTGGTCGTCCACGACGGCCTGGGCGCAAGCGCACCCGTGGGACCCCGCGTGGGCCGACCGCAGTGACGCGCTGCTCGAGCGCGCTCGTCTGCTCGGGCTCATCACCGACGGCGGCAGTGAACCCGCATGGGCGGCTTCGATCCGCCGAGGCGAGAACGTCGACGCCGCTGCGCTCGTCGCGCTGCTTCCGAACGAGGTCGATCGCATCTTCCTCCAGAACGACCTGAGCGCGATCTCGCCCGGCCCTCTCGCTCCCGGGCTCGACGTGCGGCTGCGCACGATCGCCGCGCGAGAGTCCGCAGCCCAGGCTTCCACCTACCGCTTCACCCCCGAGTCGATCGCGCACGCGCTCGTCGCCGGCGAGACCGAGCAGTCGATCCTCGAGTTCCTCGAATCGCTCTCGCTCACCGGCATCCCTCAGCCGCTCCGCTATCTCGTCACCCAGACCGCGCAACGACACGGCCTGGTTCGCGTGTCGATCGACCCCGAGACCGGTCGGACGCGCATCGAGAGCAGCGACCAGCACCTGATCGAGGCGATGGCCGTCGACCAGGGGCTGCGACCGCTCGCCCTGACGAAGCACGTCGCCTCTCTGACGACGCGCGTCGGGCGCGACACCGTCTATTGGGCATTGACTGACGCTCGGTACCCGGCGACGCTCGTCGACGACGACGGACGCGCGATCGCCCGCGAGCGGAATCCGATCACCGAGGCGACGCCCGACCCCGCGCCCGACTATTCCGCGCTCATCGCCGCGATGCGCTCGCATCAGGGGCCGGACGCGGACGCCGCCTGGCTCGACCGCGAGCTCGAGGCCGCTGTCCGAGCGAAGGCCGTGCTGCGAGTGAGCGTCGGAATGCCCGACGGCTCGACGAGAGAACTGATCCTCGAAGCCACCGGGCTCGGCGGAGGACGCCTCCGCGGCCGAGATCGCGCGGCAGATGTCGAACGCACGCTGCCGGTGTCGAGCATCCGCGCCGCCGTCGTGATCGCGCAGTAA
- a CDS encoding WXG100 family type VII secretion target gives MSVITVDTEAVGAAQGAALATMSRLQTESATLMSQLTQLQATWVGTASAAFQSCAEEWRGAQLHVEQVLESIGHSLGSAATQYADADQYSASLFR, from the coding sequence ATGTCCGTCATCACCGTCGACACCGAAGCCGTAGGTGCCGCCCAAGGCGCGGCGCTGGCCACGATGTCGCGCCTGCAGACGGAGTCCGCGACGCTCATGTCGCAGCTCACGCAGCTGCAGGCGACGTGGGTCGGCACCGCGTCGGCCGCGTTCCAGTCATGTGCTGAGGAGTGGCGTGGAGCGCAGCTGCACGTCGAGCAGGTGCTCGAATCGATCGGGCATTCGCTGGGCAGCGCGGCGACGCAGTATGCAGACGCCGATCAGTACTCGGCGAGCCTGTTCCGCTGA
- a CDS encoding multidrug ABC transporter ATPase, which produces MSTKSPEPEVPVRRIDRILAFTALGLAAASIICFFAIIIGTAVGMEQQDFGTGAWPFIAAIPYWGLPAAFVMIMVLLIMSFIRKGRAASRP; this is translated from the coding sequence ATGAGCACCAAGAGTCCCGAACCTGAGGTTCCCGTTCGCCGCATCGATCGCATCCTGGCGTTCACGGCACTCGGACTCGCCGCGGCATCCATCATCTGCTTCTTCGCGATCATCATCGGCACTGCCGTCGGCATGGAGCAGCAGGACTTCGGCACCGGTGCCTGGCCGTTCATCGCCGCGATCCCCTACTGGGGGCTTCCGGCCGCGTTCGTCATGATCATGGTGCTCCTCATCATGAGCTTCATCCGCAAGGGGCGCGCGGCATCGCGGCCCTGA